One Pseudochaenichthys georgianus chromosome 7, fPseGeo1.2, whole genome shotgun sequence DNA segment encodes these proteins:
- the rhoab gene encoding rho-related GTP-binding protein RhoA-B has protein sequence MAAIRKKLVIVGDGACGKTCLLIVFSKDQFPEVYVPTVFENYVADIEVDGKQVELALWDTAGQEDYDRLRPLSYPDTDVILMCFSIDSPDSLENIPEKWTPEVKHFCPNVPIILVGNKKDLRNDDHTRRELAKMKQEPVKSEEGRDMAGRIAAFGYMECSAKTKDGVREVFEMATRAALQARRGKKNNKCVVL, from the exons ATGGCAGCCATCCGCAAGAAGCTGGTGATAGTGGGGGATGGAGCTTGTGGAAAGACCTGCCTTCTGATTGTCTTCAGCAAGGATCAGTTCCCCGAGGTTTACGTGCCCACTGTGTTCGAGAACTACGTCGCTGACATCGAGGTGGACGGCAAACAG gtggaGCTGGCTCTGTGGGATACTGCGGGTCAGGAGGACTATGATAGGCTGAGACCTCTCTCCTATCCAGACACTGACGTCATCCTCATGTGCTTCTCCATAGACAGCCCCGACAGCTTGG AAAACATTCCAGAGAAGTGGACCCCAGAGGTCAAACACTTCTGTCCCAACGTTCCCATCATCCTGGTAGGAAACAAGAAAGACCTGCGCAACGACGACCACACACGCCGGGAGCTGGCCAAGATGAAGCAG GAACCAGTGAAGTCGGAGGAGGGGCGGGACATGGCCGGCCGCATCGCAGCTTTCGGCTACATGGAGTGCTCCGCCAAGACCAAGGACGGCGTGCGGGAGGTGTTCGAGATGGCCACCAGGGCGGCCCTGCAGGCCCGCCGCGGGAAGAAGAACAATAAATGTGTAGTGCTGTAA